A genomic window from Brevibacillus agri includes:
- a CDS encoding Gmad2 immunoglobulin-like domain-containing protein, producing MKKLLFVLLTVGLLQGCTSAPPAQENPPVTQPETPAPAQPQTPAEQPPAEQPETKETVYANDIFRNVTVKKTGEDTFEVKGQAQVFEAVVNYVVEDGHNELTQGFFQTSAGAPEWGDFTQTVKVKKAEPNSTLMLILFEVSAKDGSRRMELIIPLPEE from the coding sequence ATGAAAAAGCTTCTTTTCGTCTTGTTGACAGTCGGTCTGTTGCAAGGCTGCACGAGCGCTCCGCCTGCGCAGGAAAATCCGCCTGTCACGCAGCCGGAAACGCCAGCCCCTGCCCAGCCGCAGACTCCGGCAGAACAGCCGCCTGCCGAGCAGCCGGAAACGAAAGAAACCGTCTATGCCAATGATATTTTTCGCAATGTCACCGTGAAAAAAACAGGGGAGGATACATTTGAAGTAAAAGGGCAGGCGCAAGTGTTCGAAGCCGTCGTCAACTACGTCGTGGAAGACGGGCACAACGAGCTGACGCAAGGCTTTTTCCAAACCTCTGCCGGAGCTCCGGAATGGGGCGACTTCACGCAAACCGTGAAGGTGAAAAAAGCCGAACCGAACAGCACGCTCATGCTGATCCTGTTTGAAGTGAGCGCGAAGGACGGCAGCCGCCGGATGGAGCTAATCATTCCGTTGCCAGAGGAATAG
- a CDS encoding TIGR02206 family membrane protein, producing the protein MNSPSFSLTISGEPFQPFSLPHLLALAVTLGLLLLLYLFRRQLQAPAAKRAFRFALAGVLLLSEVAFQLWHVLTDSWSAAYTLPLQLCSVTLLLSVIMLLARSYRVYEIAFFAGIGGAAQALLTPELFYPFPHFRFVHFFVAHAGIILACLYMTWVEGCRPTFRSVLKTMGFLNALLVVALVANAWTGGNYLFVSRKPDNPSLIDFLGPYPWYILSLEGVAVALFSLLYVPFWRKTPASVPAERDLSS; encoded by the coding sequence ATGAACTCGCCTTCTTTTTCGTTGACCATTTCCGGGGAGCCTTTTCAGCCTTTCTCGCTCCCGCACCTGCTGGCTCTCGCGGTTACCCTTGGCCTGCTGCTGCTTTTGTACCTGTTTCGCCGCCAGTTGCAAGCACCTGCGGCCAAGCGCGCCTTTCGGTTTGCTTTGGCTGGCGTGCTGCTCTTGTCCGAGGTGGCTTTTCAACTCTGGCATGTGCTGACGGATAGCTGGTCGGCTGCCTATACGCTGCCTTTGCAACTGTGCAGCGTCACGCTCCTGCTGTCTGTCATCATGCTGCTTGCCAGAAGCTATCGCGTGTACGAGATCGCTTTTTTTGCCGGGATCGGCGGCGCAGCCCAGGCACTGCTTACGCCCGAGTTGTTTTATCCGTTCCCGCACTTTCGCTTTGTGCATTTTTTTGTCGCCCATGCCGGGATTATTCTCGCCTGCCTGTACATGACGTGGGTGGAAGGCTGTCGCCCGACTTTTCGCTCCGTGCTGAAAACGATGGGGTTTCTCAACGCGCTTCTGGTTGTGGCGCTCGTCGCGAACGCCTGGACAGGCGGCAACTATCTCTTCGTCTCGCGCAAGCCGGACAATCCGAGCCTCATCGACTTTTTGGGGCCGTATCCTTGGTACATCCTCTCGCTGGAAGGGGTTGCTGTCGCGCTCTTTTCGCTTTTGTACGTGCCGTTTTGGCGGAAAACGCCCGCCTCCGTCCCTGCCGAGCGGGATTTGTCGTCGTGA
- a CDS encoding NucA/NucB deoxyribonuclease domain-containing protein produces MKVKRILFILAFLLGLGYFGLFAEQQGVPTDSAATQADVILHFPRERYPETAQHIRSAIEKGQPAVCTIDRKAADKHREESLSGIPTKRGYDRDEWPMAMCKEGGKGADIAYVSPSDNRGAGSWIANQLEDYPDGTRVQIVIDDQPAH; encoded by the coding sequence GTGAAAGTCAAACGCATTTTATTCATCCTCGCGTTTTTGCTCGGCCTCGGCTACTTCGGCCTGTTTGCCGAGCAGCAGGGCGTCCCGACCGACAGCGCTGCGACGCAGGCGGATGTCATTTTGCATTTTCCCCGCGAACGGTATCCCGAGACGGCGCAGCACATTCGCTCCGCCATCGAAAAAGGCCAGCCTGCCGTCTGTACCATCGACCGCAAAGCGGCGGACAAGCATCGCGAGGAATCGCTTTCCGGCATTCCGACGAAGCGCGGCTACGATCGGGACGAGTGGCCGATGGCGATGTGCAAGGAAGGCGGCAAGGGCGCCGATATCGCTTACGTCTCCCCTTCCGACAACCGCGGAGCAGGCTCGTGGATTGCCAACCAGCTTGAGGATTACCCGGACGGCACCCGCGTGCAGATTGTCATTGACGATCAGCCCGCGCATTAG
- a CDS encoding MFS transporter, with amino-acid sequence MQQKTKNRLSALFQPQNNSFAKSAGTASPEQHKPGELDSQARLLLLVNGLFIAAGSLSGTFVNVYLWKVKSQFAPIAWFTFATHLAGALTFWIAGAYVKRFNKMNILRAGMAGSALFYMLVLLAGPLAVSYAVPLGLVQGMAVGFFWLAFNVVYFEITGPDNRDRFNGWAGLLASVGGMLAPWLSGWLISRLPGSSGYRLIFALSLALFVVGGIISFFLKKRQSEGLYAWGFSFRCLREQPEWRWAAAALAAQGMREGVFGFIIGLFVYIATKSEMTLGNFWLITSAVGLCSYYAAAKWYAPRYRKWGMLIGAIVMSGILLLFFWQVSYVTLLAFGIAVSIAYPLFSMPMISTVFDLIGTNEQSARNRVEYVVLREFALDVGRLLGISLFLLVTSFSVSALTLNWLVFAIGTGPLIAWLCMTRLFSAANAKQSRA; translated from the coding sequence ATGCAGCAAAAAACGAAGAACCGCCTTTCTGCTCTTTTCCAGCCGCAGAACAACAGCTTTGCGAAATCGGCGGGCACCGCTTCTCCCGAGCAGCACAAGCCGGGGGAGCTGGACAGCCAGGCCCGGCTCCTGCTGCTGGTGAACGGACTGTTCATCGCCGCAGGCTCGCTCTCCGGCACGTTCGTGAACGTCTATTTATGGAAGGTAAAAAGCCAGTTTGCCCCTATCGCCTGGTTCACATTTGCTACCCATCTGGCTGGCGCCCTGACCTTTTGGATCGCGGGCGCCTACGTCAAACGGTTCAACAAAATGAACATCTTGCGGGCAGGGATGGCAGGCTCGGCGCTTTTTTACATGCTCGTGCTGCTGGCAGGTCCTTTGGCCGTCTCGTACGCTGTCCCGCTCGGGCTGGTGCAAGGGATGGCGGTCGGCTTTTTTTGGCTTGCCTTCAATGTCGTCTACTTCGAGATTACCGGACCGGACAACCGCGACCGTTTCAACGGCTGGGCAGGCTTGCTCGCTTCTGTCGGCGGCATGCTTGCTCCGTGGCTGTCGGGCTGGCTCATTTCCCGGCTGCCTGGCAGCAGTGGCTACCGCCTGATCTTCGCCCTCTCGCTCGCTTTGTTTGTCGTCGGCGGCATCATCAGCTTTTTTCTGAAAAAGCGCCAATCGGAAGGGTTGTACGCCTGGGGCTTCTCCTTTCGCTGTCTGCGCGAACAGCCGGAGTGGCGCTGGGCTGCCGCCGCACTGGCCGCGCAAGGGATGCGCGAGGGCGTGTTCGGCTTCATCATCGGGCTGTTCGTGTACATTGCCACCAAAAGCGAGATGACGCTCGGCAACTTCTGGCTGATTACATCGGCGGTCGGGCTGTGCAGCTACTATGCTGCGGCCAAATGGTACGCTCCGCGCTACCGCAAATGGGGCATGCTCATCGGAGCGATCGTGATGTCCGGCATCTTGCTCCTATTTTTCTGGCAGGTGAGCTATGTGACGCTGCTCGCTTTCGGAATCGCCGTCTCGATCGCCTACCCGCTGTTTTCGATGCCGATGATCTCGACTGTCTTTGACTTGATCGGCACCAATGAACAAAGTGCGCGCAACCGGGTCGAATACGTCGTCCTGCGCGAGTTCGCGCTCGATGTCGGCAGGCTGCTGGGAATCTCGCTGTTTTTGTTGGTTACCTCGTTCAGCGTCTCTGCGCTCACGCTGAACTGGCTCGTATTCGCCATCGGCACAGGACCGCTGATCGCCTGGCTGTGCATGACCAGACTGTTTTCTGCGGCAAACGCAAAGCAGAGCCGCGCGTAG
- a CDS encoding cysteine hydrolase family protein, protein MKKTALLVVDVQNLLVEHCYQGQQIVERIKRVIAEARERELPVIYVQHHEAEELVFGSPGWEIPASIKPEETDPVVHKTAPDSFYETGLHDKLQSMSIEKLIVVGFQTDYCVDTTCRSAISLNYDVTLVSDCHSTVDSPALKAADIIAHHNTTLHGFGTPQHTIRGKDSASVWEA, encoded by the coding sequence ATGAAGAAAACTGCCTTGCTCGTCGTCGATGTACAAAACTTGCTCGTAGAACACTGCTACCAGGGACAACAAATCGTCGAGCGGATCAAACGCGTGATCGCGGAGGCGAGAGAACGCGAACTTCCCGTTATCTACGTGCAGCATCATGAAGCGGAGGAACTGGTTTTCGGATCGCCAGGCTGGGAAATTCCCGCTTCCATCAAGCCGGAAGAAACCGATCCGGTGGTTCACAAAACAGCGCCAGACTCTTTCTACGAAACAGGCCTGCACGACAAGCTCCAATCGATGTCCATTGAAAAGCTGATCGTCGTTGGCTTTCAAACCGACTACTGTGTGGATACGACGTGCAGAAGCGCCATTTCTTTGAACTACGATGTGACACTCGTCAGCGATTGCCACTCCACCGTAGACTCCCCCGCCCTCAAGGCAGCCGACATCATCGCCCATCACAATACGACTTTGCACGGCTTTGGCACCCCGCAGCATACCATTAGGGGCAAAGATTCCGCATCGGTTTGGGAAGCGTAG
- a CDS encoding DMT family transporter, with amino-acid sequence MKPQVKADLAMLLVTLFWGSSYLFMQMGLKDLETFNLIAIRFGIAFVLAAAIFHRRLRGTSRKTLGHAFILGTILFGVFATVTNGVKSTTASQAGFLVSLTVIFVPLLSILLRNRPEKRVFVGAGLAMVGIGLLTLSSELHISQGDLLCIAGALCYATHITVTGRWASFSDTIQLGIYQLGFTALLGLLFSCLFESPALPHSAEGWVAVLALSVLCSAIGFVVQTVAQKYTTPTHTGLIFSLEPVFAALFAFLFAGEILTVRGYIGAALVLVSVLIAEIDVVKWLRSKRQTRLSA; translated from the coding sequence ATGAAACCGCAAGTAAAAGCCGATCTGGCAATGCTTCTGGTTACCCTTTTTTGGGGATCTTCTTATTTGTTCATGCAAATGGGGCTGAAGGATTTGGAAACCTTCAACCTGATCGCCATCCGCTTCGGCATTGCCTTCGTTCTCGCGGCTGCCATTTTTCACAGGCGGCTGCGCGGCACCAGTCGCAAGACGCTCGGCCACGCCTTTATTCTCGGCACGATTTTGTTCGGCGTGTTTGCCACGGTCACAAACGGCGTCAAATCGACGACCGCTTCGCAAGCCGGATTTTTGGTCAGCCTGACGGTGATCTTCGTCCCGCTGCTGTCCATCCTGCTGCGCAATCGGCCGGAAAAGCGCGTATTTGTCGGCGCCGGACTGGCGATGGTCGGGATCGGCCTGTTGACGCTCAGTTCCGAGTTGCACATCAGCCAGGGGGATTTGCTGTGCATCGCCGGAGCGCTCTGCTACGCGACGCACATCACCGTGACGGGCAGATGGGCTTCGTTTTCGGACACGATTCAACTCGGCATTTACCAGCTCGGTTTTACTGCCTTGCTCGGCCTGCTGTTTTCCTGTTTGTTCGAATCGCCTGCCCTGCCGCATTCCGCAGAAGGCTGGGTCGCCGTGCTCGCTCTCAGCGTCCTGTGCAGCGCGATCGGCTTCGTCGTCCAGACTGTCGCGCAAAAATATACGACGCCGACGCATACCGGGCTGATTTTTTCGCTGGAGCCTGTCTTCGCCGCCCTGTTTGCGTTTTTGTTCGCGGGCGAAATCCTTACCGTGCGCGGGTATATCGGCGCAGCGCTCGTCTTAGTCAGCGTGCTGATTGCCGAAATCGACGTAGTCAAATGGCTGCGGAGCAAGCGGCAGACGAGGCTGTCGGCCTGA
- the aspA gene encoding aspartate ammonia-lyase — translation MVQQTFRTEKDFLGEKEIPVDAYYGVQTMRATENFPITGYRLHSSLIIAMAMVKKAAALANMEVSRLNPRLGNAIVAAAQEIIDGKWHDQFIVDPIQGGAGTSINMNANEVIANRGLELIGEKKGDYFHLSPNTHVNMSQSTNDAFPTAIHIATLDLLEKLLVTMETMHDAFGQKAKEFDDVIKMGRTHLQDAVPIRLGQEFEAYRRVLERDIKRIKQSRQHLYEVNMGATAVGTGLNADPRYITTVVKHLAEISGFPLVGAEHLVDATQNTDAYTEVSAALKVCMMNMSKIANDLRLMASGPRAGLGEISLPARQPGSSIMPGKVNPVMAEVINQVAFQVIGNDHTICLASEAGQLELNVMEPVLVFNLLQSISIMDNAFRAFTRYCLEGIEANRERMKEYVEKSVGVITAVNPHLGYETAARIAREAILTGKSVRELCLQYNVLTEEELDLILDPFEMTHPGIAGASLLDRE, via the coding sequence ATGGTACAACAAACATTTCGCACGGAAAAAGACTTTCTCGGTGAAAAGGAAATTCCCGTAGATGCCTACTATGGCGTGCAAACGATGCGGGCGACAGAAAACTTCCCGATTACCGGGTATCGTCTTCATTCTTCCCTGATTATCGCAATGGCAATGGTCAAAAAAGCGGCGGCCCTTGCGAACATGGAGGTTTCCCGTCTGAATCCGCGACTCGGCAATGCGATTGTGGCAGCCGCGCAGGAGATCATTGACGGAAAATGGCACGATCAATTCATCGTGGACCCCATTCAGGGCGGTGCGGGAACATCCATTAACATGAATGCGAACGAAGTGATCGCCAACCGCGGTCTGGAGCTTATCGGAGAGAAAAAAGGAGATTACTTCCATCTCAGTCCAAATACACACGTCAACATGTCGCAGTCGACCAACGACGCTTTCCCGACGGCGATCCACATCGCGACGCTCGATTTGCTGGAAAAGCTGCTCGTGACCATGGAGACAATGCATGACGCTTTTGGCCAAAAAGCAAAAGAGTTCGATGACGTCATCAAGATGGGGCGCACGCATTTGCAGGATGCCGTTCCGATCCGTCTCGGCCAGGAGTTCGAAGCGTATCGTCGCGTGCTGGAGCGCGATATCAAGCGGATCAAGCAATCCCGCCAGCACCTGTACGAAGTGAACATGGGGGCGACTGCTGTCGGGACAGGCCTGAACGCCGACCCGCGCTACATTACCACCGTGGTCAAGCATCTGGCGGAAATCAGCGGCTTCCCGCTCGTCGGGGCGGAGCATCTCGTAGACGCTACGCAAAACACGGACGCGTACACAGAAGTATCCGCAGCGCTGAAAGTATGCATGATGAACATGTCCAAAATCGCCAACGACCTGCGTCTGATGGCATCCGGACCGCGTGCGGGACTGGGCGAGATTTCGCTGCCAGCGCGCCAGCCAGGCTCTTCGATCATGCCGGGCAAAGTCAATCCGGTCATGGCAGAGGTCATTAACCAGGTGGCATTCCAGGTAATCGGAAACGACCACACCATTTGCCTCGCTTCCGAAGCAGGTCAACTGGAGCTGAACGTAATGGAGCCGGTGCTGGTCTTCAACCTGCTGCAGTCGATCAGCATCATGGACAACGCATTCCGCGCCTTTACGCGCTATTGCCTGGAAGGAATCGAGGCAAACCGCGAGCGGATGAAAGAATACGTAGAAAAAAGCGTAGGCGTCATCACAGCCGTCAACCCGCATCTCGGCTATGAAACGGCTGCCCGCATTGCGCGCGAAGCGATTTTGACCGGAAAATCGGTGCGCGAGCTGTGCTTGCAGTACAACGTCCTGACGGAAGAAGAGCTGGACCTGATTCTCGATCCGTTCGAGATGACTCATCCGGGTATTGCTGGCGCTTCCCTGTTGGATCGCGAATAA
- a CDS encoding amidohydrolase: protein MATTIFKNGRIYTGDSRHLFVEAVVVRDGLVHDLGSDADMLLQYGRSDAQVIDLHGCTATPGLIDSHLHLGWLGLTFLQLDLRTARSKDEMLSLIRQKAEQTAANEWVQGFGWDENLFVDGGGIPTIEELDAVAPHCPIFLPRICGHANLVNSRALELCGYHPDIEVPAGGVIVRDSATGKPTGMLLETASNLITKHISKPGYETLKNSLRSSIRYAMEHGLTGAHTEDLRELNGLAQTYRLYDELVNGEGLGLRSHLLVYYPHMHELRDLNMTAGSGNSHVQIGAVKIFADGALGRRTAYLSAPYADDPTTSGYPVHEQEELTELVRQARELGMPIAVHTIGDKALEMVLDSLDQFPAVAYRDRLIHTQILRPDLLARLNHPNRIADIQPRFLAGDFPWVIDRVGEERIQHSYIWKTMMKQGIICAAGSDTPVEPINPLLGIHAAVTRKAPGEMHDGYLPQEKLTMEEALHLFTLGGAQVTNEDHVKGTLSRGKYADMTVYSRDLFAIDPDELLDTKVVMTVIGGKVVYNK from the coding sequence ATGGCGACGACCATTTTCAAAAACGGCCGCATCTACACGGGAGATTCGAGACATTTGTTTGTGGAGGCTGTTGTCGTGCGGGACGGGCTGGTCCACGATCTGGGCAGCGACGCGGACATGCTGCTGCAATACGGGCGAAGCGATGCGCAGGTGATTGACTTGCATGGCTGCACGGCAACGCCGGGTCTGATTGACAGTCACCTGCATCTCGGCTGGCTCGGACTGACCTTTTTGCAGCTAGATTTGCGGACAGCGCGCTCCAAGGACGAGATGTTGTCCCTCATCAGACAAAAGGCGGAGCAAACTGCCGCGAACGAATGGGTACAAGGCTTTGGCTGGGATGAGAACCTGTTTGTCGACGGCGGCGGCATCCCGACGATCGAGGAGCTGGACGCAGTAGCGCCGCATTGCCCGATTTTCTTGCCGCGCATTTGTGGACATGCGAACCTGGTCAATTCCCGGGCATTGGAGCTGTGCGGCTACCACCCGGACATCGAGGTTCCGGCCGGGGGCGTGATCGTGCGCGATTCGGCCACAGGAAAACCGACAGGCATGCTCTTGGAGACGGCGTCCAACCTGATTACGAAGCACATCTCCAAGCCTGGCTACGAGACGCTGAAAAACAGCTTGCGCAGCTCGATTCGCTACGCGATGGAGCACGGCCTGACAGGGGCGCATACCGAAGACTTGCGCGAGCTGAACGGGCTGGCGCAAACGTACCGGCTGTACGACGAGCTGGTCAACGGGGAGGGGCTTGGACTGCGCAGCCATTTGCTGGTCTACTACCCGCACATGCACGAACTGCGTGATTTGAACATGACGGCAGGCTCCGGCAATAGCCACGTGCAGATTGGCGCGGTGAAAATTTTTGCGGACGGGGCATTGGGCCGCAGAACCGCTTACTTGTCCGCGCCGTATGCGGACGATCCGACGACGAGCGGCTATCCCGTGCACGAGCAGGAGGAGCTGACCGAGCTGGTGCGGCAAGCCCGCGAGCTGGGGATGCCGATTGCCGTACATACGATTGGCGACAAGGCGCTGGAAATGGTACTCGACAGCCTCGACCAGTTCCCGGCTGTAGCCTATCGCGACCGGCTGATTCACACGCAGATTTTGCGCCCGGACTTGCTGGCGCGGCTGAACCATCCAAACCGGATCGCCGACATCCAGCCGCGTTTTCTCGCCGGAGACTTCCCGTGGGTCATCGACCGGGTGGGAGAGGAACGCATCCAGCATTCGTACATCTGGAAAACGATGATGAAACAAGGGATTATATGCGCGGCAGGCTCCGACACGCCAGTCGAGCCAATCAACCCGCTGCTCGGCATCCATGCCGCCGTGACGCGCAAGGCTCCGGGCGAGATGCACGACGGCTATCTCCCGCAGGAAAAGCTGACGATGGAGGAAGCGCTCCATCTGTTTACGCTGGGCGGAGCGCAAGTCACCAACGAAGACCACGTAAAGGGAACGCTGTCGCGCGGCAAATACGCGGACATGACGGTTTACTCCCGCGATTTGTTTGCCATCGACCCGGATGAGCTGCTCGACACAAAGGTCGTGATGACCGTCATCGGCGGCAAGGTCGTCTACAACAAATAG
- a CDS encoding LysR family transcriptional regulator, whose product MSLGKYEVFVTVIESGSLTKAGEMLGLTQSAISHALASLEREFGFSILTRGRSGISLTSNGERLLPYMREMLRAQERMQQEVYAINGMEVGTVRIGTFTSVSTQWLPGILKRFQDLYPAIEVKLFEGYYDGIESWIQTGEVDMGFVSLPTTEDLESIPLKKDQLYLLVTDEHPLYQEERVHVSRLAEETFIMPKEGCDNDIQRLLAQYQLQPRVKYEVGDDHAIIAMVQNGLGISILPEMILFCLPPNIRMIPLAGEHYRSLGVAATSFSKQSPAAKRFLQVVTEWVREQG is encoded by the coding sequence GTGAGTCTCGGCAAGTACGAAGTGTTTGTCACCGTCATCGAATCGGGGAGTCTGACAAAAGCAGGAGAAATGCTCGGCTTGACGCAGTCCGCCATCAGCCACGCCCTCGCCAGCCTGGAGCGGGAGTTCGGTTTCTCGATCCTGACGCGCGGGCGCTCCGGTATCAGCCTGACGAGCAACGGCGAGCGGCTGCTGCCGTACATGCGGGAAATGTTGCGGGCGCAGGAGCGGATGCAGCAGGAAGTGTACGCGATCAATGGCATGGAGGTGGGGACGGTGCGGATCGGGACGTTCACCAGCGTATCCACGCAATGGCTGCCAGGCATCCTCAAACGGTTTCAGGACTTGTATCCCGCCATCGAGGTCAAGCTGTTCGAAGGCTACTACGACGGAATCGAGAGCTGGATTCAGACGGGCGAAGTGGACATGGGCTTCGTCTCGCTGCCGACGACAGAAGACCTGGAGTCGATTCCGTTGAAAAAAGACCAGCTATACTTGCTCGTCACAGACGAACACCCGCTCTATCAGGAAGAGCGGGTGCATGTGAGCCGCCTGGCCGAAGAAACGTTCATCATGCCGAAAGAAGGCTGCGACAACGACATTCAGCGCTTGCTTGCGCAGTATCAGCTACAGCCGCGCGTCAAGTACGAGGTAGGGGACGACCACGCGATTATCGCCATGGTGCAAAACGGGCTGGGCATCAGCATCCTCCCGGAAATGATCCTGTTTTGCCTGCCGCCCAACATCCGCATGATTCCGCTCGCGGGCGAGCATTACCGTTCGCTCGGCGTGGCGGCGACGTCGTTTAGCAAGCAGTCGCCCGCAGCCAAACGCTTTTTGCAAGTCGTGACCGAGTGGGTGCGCGAGCAAGGGTAG
- a CDS encoding ABC transporter ATP-binding protein has protein sequence MSMLSNITAGKPRALLKPVIYTTLANLASIVPFALLVEATRLVFEPFVHPDAPLDTTRQWWVCVWLVVSLLLLFAAEMPAYRTQFRGAYSVAAEGRARLAEHLRKLSLGYLNKRDPGDLANMMMGDFTMVEHGISHLVPQMIGALLMPVIAITGLSFIDWRMALALFAAFPVAILLVLATSGLQRKLGAQHMRAKIDAANRLQEYLNGIRVIKAYNLTGERFVRLERSFREFMRQSIRIEGLLGPIVLCAIAFIRAGLTLMVMTGVYLLVGGSLDLITFVLFLLVGTRIFDPLTTALVNYAEFRYHEQAGERIVQLLAEPIMPGELQPPEENDVTLERVSFGYNENMALNNVSMRMPTGSFTALVGPSGSGKSTVLRLIARFYDPTEGQVLLGQKPLASMDPEALLSRISMVFQDVYLFQDTIANNIRFGKRDATQEEIEAAARQACCHDFIVQLPNGYETMVGEGGSTLSGGEKQRISIARAILKNAPIVLLDEATASLDPENEAQIQKAIDTLIEGRTVIAIAHRLKTIRHADNIYVLDKGRVVEAGTHDELVERQGLYARLWRLQQESSGWRISS, from the coding sequence ATGAGCATGCTCAGCAATATTACAGCCGGTAAACCGCGGGCGCTGCTAAAGCCGGTTATCTATACGACGCTGGCCAACCTCGCAAGCATTGTGCCGTTTGCCTTGCTGGTCGAGGCGACGCGCCTGGTTTTCGAGCCGTTTGTCCATCCGGACGCGCCGCTTGACACGACGAGGCAATGGTGGGTATGCGTTTGGCTCGTCGTCTCGCTATTGCTTTTGTTTGCGGCGGAGATGCCCGCTTACCGCACGCAGTTTCGCGGTGCCTACAGCGTGGCGGCAGAAGGGCGGGCCAGGCTCGCCGAGCATTTGCGCAAGCTGTCGCTCGGCTATTTGAACAAACGCGACCCGGGCGATTTGGCGAACATGATGATGGGCGATTTCACGATGGTCGAGCACGGGATTTCCCACCTCGTGCCGCAAATGATCGGGGCGCTGCTCATGCCTGTCATCGCCATTACCGGGCTGTCCTTTATCGACTGGCGCATGGCGCTGGCCTTGTTTGCTGCCTTTCCAGTCGCGATCCTGCTCGTGCTCGCGACGTCCGGGCTGCAGCGAAAGCTGGGCGCCCAGCATATGCGGGCCAAAATCGACGCAGCCAACCGCTTGCAGGAATATTTGAACGGCATCCGCGTCATCAAGGCGTACAACTTGACGGGTGAGCGCTTCGTGCGGCTGGAGCGGTCGTTTCGCGAGTTCATGCGGCAAAGCATTCGCATCGAAGGCTTGCTCGGCCCGATTGTGCTCTGTGCTATCGCCTTCATCCGGGCCGGACTCACGCTCATGGTCATGACAGGAGTGTACTTGCTGGTGGGAGGCAGCCTCGACCTGATTACATTCGTCCTATTCCTTCTGGTCGGCACGCGCATTTTCGACCCGTTGACTACCGCGCTTGTCAACTATGCCGAATTTCGTTACCACGAGCAGGCCGGGGAGCGGATTGTGCAACTGCTGGCGGAGCCGATCATGCCAGGCGAGCTGCAGCCGCCGGAGGAAAACGACGTGACGCTCGAACGTGTCTCGTTCGGGTACAACGAAAACATGGCGCTGAACAACGTCAGCATGCGCATGCCAACCGGCTCGTTTACAGCTTTGGTCGGGCCGTCCGGCAGCGGAAAAAGCACGGTGCTGCGCCTGATCGCCCGCTTTTACGACCCGACTGAGGGCCAGGTGCTGCTGGGGCAAAAGCCGCTGGCGAGCATGGACCCGGAGGCGCTCCTGTCCCGCATATCCATGGTGTTTCAGGACGTCTATTTGTTCCAGGACACGATTGCCAACAACATTCGCTTCGGAAAAAGGGACGCGACGCAGGAGGAGATCGAAGCGGCGGCCAGGCAAGCGTGCTGCCACGACTTCATCGTGCAGCTTCCGAACGGCTACGAGACGATGGTAGGCGAGGGCGGCAGCACGCTGTCCGGCGGGGAAAAGCAACGAATTTCCATCGCGCGGGCGATTCTGAAAAATGCGCCAATCGTCCTGCTGGATGAGGCGACTGCCTCGCTCGATCCGGAAAACGAAGCGCAGATTCAAAAAGCGATTGATACGCTGATTGAGGGCCGAACCGTGATTGCGATTGCGCATCGGCTGAAAACGATTCGTCACGCCGACAACATCTACGTGCTGGACAAAGGCCGCGTCGTCGAAGCAGGGACGCACGACGAGCTGGTTGAGCGGCAAGGTCTGTATGCCAGGTTGTGGCGGCTGCAGCAGGAGTCGAGCGGCTGGCGCATTTCTTCCTGA